A single Endozoicomonas sp. NE40 DNA region contains:
- a CDS encoding porin family protein: MKKLTTAAMIAALGVSANVMAADWFVGGSVGAGFNDQSVSGTNIKKADGPVRYGVQVGAYLNDNMRVYGSYNTGKDDAKSGGVKTEMTQEQFLLSADYLFGTGDLKPFAGLTIGHDNTEFKVSGANGFKKDQGKVAMGGQVGAVYAMGNFDLEAGYRHLWHDTKIKANGSTLKNSSDGNLYASVSYRF, from the coding sequence TGACCACTGCTGCAATGATCGCTGCTCTGGGTGTATCCGCCAACGTTATGGCTGCTGACTGGTTTGTTGGTGGTAGCGTTGGTGCCGGTTTTAACGATCAGTCCGTTTCCGGCACCAATATCAAAAAAGCTGACGGGCCTGTACGTTACGGCGTTCAGGTAGGTGCCTATCTGAACGACAACATGCGTGTTTACGGCTCTTACAACACCGGTAAAGACGATGCTAAGAGCGGCGGTGTAAAAACAGAAATGACCCAGGAACAGTTCCTGCTGTCTGCTGACTACCTGTTTGGCACTGGCGACCTGAAGCCCTTTGCAGGTCTGACCATCGGTCACGACAACACCGAGTTCAAGGTGAGTGGTGCAAACGGCTTCAAGAAAGACCAGGGTAAAGTTGCCATGGGTGGTCAGGTAGGTGCTGTTTATGCCATGGGTAACTTTGACCTGGAAGCTGGCTACCGCCATCTGTGGCACGACACCAAGATCAAAGCGAATGGTTCCACTTTGAAAAACAGCAGTGACGGCAACCTTTACGCCTCCGTGTCTTACCGCTTTTGA
- the prfA gene encoding peptide chain release factor 1, whose product MSSNLTIKLDNLLDRYEEIAALLSDPEVIGDQDKFRKLSKEYAELEPVVQAYQEYRQVIENMEEARAMTEEDDPEMAEMAEEELREGREQLPGLEQNLQLLLLPKDPRDASNTFLEIRAGTGGDEAAIFAGDLFRMYSRYAEKRGWKIEIISANDGEHGGYREIITRIVGNAVYGRLKFESGAHRVQRVPETESQGRIHTSACTVAIMPEPDEQEAIEIKKEDLRVDTFRSSGAGGQHVNTTDSAIRLTHLPTGIVVECQDERSQHKNRAKAMALLSAKLQTAQDEAAAKEISDARKSLVGSGDRSERIRTYNYPQGRVTDHRINLTLYKLSEIIEGDLDPVVEPLLQEHQAELLTGLSND is encoded by the coding sequence CTGAGCAGCAACCTGACAATCAAACTCGACAACCTGCTGGACCGCTATGAAGAGATTGCTGCACTGCTGAGCGATCCGGAAGTGATTGGCGATCAGGATAAATTTCGCAAACTGTCCAAAGAATACGCCGAACTGGAACCTGTGGTTCAGGCTTATCAGGAATACCGTCAGGTCATTGAAAACATGGAAGAAGCCCGGGCCATGACCGAAGAGGATGACCCTGAAATGGCGGAAATGGCAGAAGAAGAACTGCGCGAAGGCAGAGAACAACTGCCCGGCCTGGAGCAAAATCTCCAACTGCTGCTGCTGCCAAAAGATCCCCGTGACGCTTCCAATACCTTCCTGGAAATCCGTGCCGGTACCGGTGGTGACGAAGCCGCTATTTTTGCCGGCGACCTGTTCCGCATGTACTCCCGCTATGCCGAGAAGCGGGGCTGGAAAATCGAAATTATCAGTGCCAACGATGGCGAACACGGTGGTTACCGTGAAATTATCACCCGCATTGTCGGCAATGCCGTTTACGGGCGACTGAAGTTTGAATCCGGCGCTCACCGTGTTCAGCGTGTTCCGGAAACGGAGTCCCAGGGGCGCATCCACACCTCTGCCTGTACGGTGGCCATTATGCCTGAGCCGGACGAACAGGAAGCCATTGAGATCAAAAAGGAAGACCTTCGGGTAGACACCTTCCGCTCCTCCGGTGCCGGTGGTCAGCACGTTAACACCACCGACTCGGCGATTCGTCTGACTCACCTGCCAACCGGCATTGTGGTGGAATGTCAGGACGAACGTTCCCAGCACAAAAACCGCGCCAAGGCGATGGCACTGCTGTCGGCCAAACTGCAAACCGCACAGGACGAGGCAGCCGCCAAAGAGATCAGCGATGCCCGTAAAAGCCTGGTAGGCAGCGGTGACCGTTCCGAGCGCATCCGTACCTACAACTATCCTCAGGGGCGGGTTACCGATCACCGCATCAACCTGACTCTGTACAAACTGTCTGAAATTATCGAAGGCGACCTCGACCCGGTGGTTGAACCGCTGTTACAGGAGCACCAGGCAGAATTGCTGACAGGTCTGTCCAATGATTGA
- the prmC gene encoding peptide chain release factor N(5)-glutamine methyltransferase, with protein sequence MIDCRIDRLLSWATELLTDSETARLDAEVLLCHILQKDRSFLFTWPEHELSEQQLSDFKQLVVQRQKGTPVAYLTGERDFWTLKLAVSPATLIPRPDTELLVEQALAKELPENATVADLGTGTGAIALAMASEQRQWTVVGVDKFKDAVKLAEQNARNNSINNVTFYQGSWCEALPDDNYHMIVSNPPYICSDDKHLSQGDVRFEPETALASGADGLDDIRIIIQQAVSKLQNGGWLLLEHGYHQAESIQQLMRHAGFSRVSTVQDLSGHDRVTQGQLFF encoded by the coding sequence ATGATTGATTGCCGGATTGATCGACTGCTGAGCTGGGCAACAGAGCTTCTGACAGACAGTGAAACAGCTCGCCTGGACGCTGAAGTTCTGCTGTGCCATATCCTCCAGAAAGACCGAAGCTTTCTGTTTACCTGGCCAGAACATGAACTGAGCGAGCAACAGCTGTCTGATTTCAAACAGCTGGTTGTACAGCGTCAAAAAGGGACTCCCGTCGCCTACCTGACCGGCGAGCGCGATTTCTGGACGCTGAAGCTGGCGGTTTCACCGGCCACCCTGATTCCCCGTCCTGACACAGAACTTCTGGTTGAACAGGCACTGGCAAAAGAACTGCCGGAAAATGCTACTGTCGCAGACCTGGGTACAGGCACCGGCGCTATTGCGCTGGCTATGGCTAGTGAACAAAGACAGTGGACAGTGGTCGGAGTTGATAAGTTTAAGGACGCAGTAAAGCTGGCTGAACAGAATGCCCGGAACAATAGCATTAACAATGTGACGTTCTATCAGGGCAGCTGGTGTGAAGCGCTTCCAGACGACAATTACCATATGATCGTCAGCAATCCGCCTTATATCTGCAGTGATGACAAACATCTGAGCCAGGGCGATGTTCGCTTTGAACCCGAAACAGCCCTGGCATCGGGTGCTGATGGTTTAGACGACATTCGCATTATCATTCAGCAAGCCGTTTCCAAACTGCAAAATGGTGGCTGGCTGTTGTTGGAACATGGCTATCATCAGGCTGAATCAATACAGCAACTGATGCGCCATGCTGGATTCAGCAGGGTGTCAACGGTTCAGGACTTGTCTGGGCACGACCGTGTAACGCAGGGGCAACTCTTCTTCTGA
- the nhaA gene encoding Na+/H+ antiporter NhaA — MHLRRLHHFLRQDYAVGVLLIVAAILAKIAVNSPLADYYDLLLQLPVNFSVGPLEINKPLLLWINDGLMAVFFLLIGLEVKYEILRGDLSTPAQIALPGVAAIGGMVVPALVYIFFNYKDPLAMQGWAIPAATDIAFAVGILALLGKQVPTSLKTFLLALAIFDDLGAIVIIALFYTSEMSVASMILGSIFLATLVTMNRLNVAKTGPYLFVGALLWICVLKSGVHATLAGVLLAFTIPLNLRDRKGRSPLKALQHKLHSRVNYVILPIFAFANAGIELSLSQLQSLFSPIPLGIMMGLFVGKQVGVFTFCYVAIKAGIAKMPPGANWAQLYGLSILCGIGFTMSLFIGSLAFEELGIAYLATDRIGILAGSFLSAVVGYYVLKRSSQSGEHSTSKASSPPSTPSTPEAQ, encoded by the coding sequence ATGCATTTACGACGGCTACACCACTTTTTACGACAGGATTACGCTGTTGGCGTTCTACTGATTGTTGCGGCTATTCTTGCCAAAATTGCTGTTAACTCGCCTCTGGCTGACTATTACGACCTGCTTCTGCAGCTACCGGTTAACTTCAGCGTTGGCCCACTGGAAATTAACAAACCTCTGCTACTCTGGATCAATGATGGCCTGATGGCTGTATTCTTTCTGCTGATTGGTCTGGAAGTAAAATATGAAATTCTCAGAGGTGACCTGAGTACTCCGGCACAAATCGCACTGCCCGGCGTTGCTGCCATTGGCGGCATGGTCGTTCCCGCCCTGGTCTACATTTTTTTTAATTATAAAGACCCACTCGCCATGCAGGGCTGGGCTATTCCTGCCGCCACGGATATTGCTTTTGCTGTAGGCATTCTGGCACTTCTGGGAAAACAGGTACCTACCTCGCTGAAAACATTCCTGCTGGCGCTGGCTATTTTTGACGACCTGGGTGCCATCGTCATCATTGCCCTGTTTTACACGTCAGAAATGTCTGTTGCCTCCATGATCCTGGGCTCCATTTTCCTTGCCACCCTGGTCACCATGAACCGTCTGAACGTGGCGAAAACCGGCCCCTATCTGTTTGTTGGCGCACTACTCTGGATATGCGTACTGAAATCCGGAGTACATGCCACTCTGGCTGGCGTACTGCTGGCTTTCACCATACCGTTAAACCTCAGGGACAGAAAAGGCCGCTCTCCACTAAAAGCGCTGCAACACAAACTGCACAGCAGGGTGAACTATGTCATCCTGCCTATTTTCGCCTTTGCCAACGCAGGCATTGAGTTAAGCCTGTCGCAGCTTCAGTCACTCTTTTCACCCATTCCACTGGGGATCATGATGGGACTGTTTGTGGGTAAGCAAGTGGGTGTATTCACCTTCTGCTATGTAGCTATCAAAGCTGGAATTGCCAAAATGCCACCCGGAGCCAACTGGGCTCAGCTCTATGGCTTGTCAATTCTTTGCGGTATCGGTTTTACCATGAGCCTGTTTATTGGCTCCCTCGCTTTCGAAGAGTTGGGTATTGCCTATCTGGCAACCGATCGCATTGGCATTCTTGCCGGGTCATTCCTGTCAGCTGTTGTTGGATATTATGTTCTGAAACGCAGCTCTCAGTCTGGGGAACACTCAACCTCCAAAGCATCTTCTCCCCCCTCTACACCCTCTACCCCGGAGGCTCAATAG
- the hemH gene encoding ferrochelatase produces the protein MEAKAALLVNLGSPDSPTEEDVRRYLDEFLMDKNVIDLPWPLRRLIVSLFVLPKRPAQSAEAYSSVWTDEGSPLINISYRLLEQVRQHTDMPVELAMRYGRPDMESAIVKLASKPEIKELLLFPLYPHYAMSTVKTVIDKAQAIISDNQLPISLNIHPVFYDHDDYIDALVNIARPWLEKDYDHLIFSYHGVPERHITKDDPTGSHCLKSGDCCHKPSFAHHTCYRHQVYRTSASFVEKAGIPVDKYSVAFQSKIGRDKWLEPSTLDTIRQQAEQGAKKLLVICPAFVSDCLETLEEIAVEAREAFIKAGGESLELIPCLNDNPEWARLLSSWLEQPLKA, from the coding sequence ATGGAAGCAAAGGCAGCTTTACTGGTCAATCTGGGCTCACCGGACAGTCCGACAGAAGAGGATGTTCGTCGCTATCTGGACGAGTTCCTGATGGACAAAAATGTAATCGACCTGCCCTGGCCGCTACGGCGACTGATTGTCAGCCTGTTTGTACTACCGAAAAGACCGGCACAATCGGCTGAAGCATACTCCTCCGTATGGACAGACGAAGGGTCGCCACTGATCAACATCAGCTACCGGCTACTGGAGCAGGTTCGCCAACATACCGATATGCCGGTTGAACTGGCTATGCGCTATGGCCGTCCTGACATGGAAAGCGCCATCGTCAAACTGGCAAGCAAGCCTGAAATAAAAGAACTGCTGCTGTTCCCCCTTTATCCACACTACGCCATGTCAACGGTCAAAACCGTTATTGATAAAGCTCAGGCCATTATTTCAGACAACCAGTTACCCATTTCGCTCAATATCCATCCGGTGTTTTATGACCATGATGATTATATTGATGCACTGGTCAACATTGCCCGGCCCTGGCTGGAAAAAGACTATGACCACCTGATATTCAGTTATCATGGGGTGCCTGAACGACACATCACCAAAGATGACCCAACCGGCAGTCACTGCCTGAAATCAGGCGACTGCTGTCATAAGCCTTCTTTTGCCCACCACACCTGTTACCGACATCAGGTTTACCGAACCTCTGCCAGCTTTGTGGAAAAAGCCGGTATCCCTGTGGATAAATACAGCGTGGCATTTCAATCGAAAATAGGCCGTGACAAATGGCTGGAGCCGTCCACACTGGACACCATCAGACAACAGGCAGAACAGGGCGCAAAAAAGCTGCTGGTCATCTGTCCGGCTTTTGTTTCAGACTGTCTGGAAACGCTGGAAGAGATTGCCGTGGAAGCCAGGGAAGCGTTTATTAAAGCCGGGGGTGAATCCCTTGAACTGATTCCCTGCCTGAATGATAACCCGGAGTGGGCAAGGCTCCTGAGCAGCTGGCTGGAGCAGCCTCTCAAGGCCTGA
- a CDS encoding YajG family lipoprotein, translating into MTITKSRWQKLLPMTGLGVLLTLGGCAMSPQAVKVNPSVTVAESTRGTLSSSVSVTVFDERLTPVIGHRGGVYDTNVITARDNLPLALRSAVERGLREMGASVVASGNAPQFQVYLDSLEYRVPEGSYVTQVEVKAKIRVAVMHAGKRFEGSYSADILERVPKAPSDKKNEELVNQVLSDVLERLFADQKLQDFMKTL; encoded by the coding sequence ATGACGATAACAAAATCACGCTGGCAAAAACTGTTGCCTATGACGGGTCTGGGGGTGTTGCTGACGCTTGGCGGCTGTGCCATGAGCCCTCAGGCTGTAAAAGTTAACCCTTCTGTCACTGTGGCAGAGTCGACCAGGGGTACTCTCAGTTCAAGCGTATCGGTGACGGTTTTCGATGAGCGCCTGACTCCCGTTATTGGTCATCGTGGCGGTGTATACGACACTAATGTGATTACCGCCAGAGATAATCTGCCTCTGGCACTGCGCTCTGCGGTTGAACGGGGGCTGAGGGAGATGGGAGCCTCTGTGGTAGCGTCCGGCAATGCACCGCAGTTTCAGGTGTATCTGGATTCGCTGGAATACAGAGTTCCTGAGGGCAGCTATGTAACGCAGGTTGAAGTCAAAGCAAAAATCCGGGTCGCAGTCATGCACGCTGGCAAGCGTTTTGAAGGCTCTTACAGTGCCGATATCCTGGAACGGGTTCCCAAGGCTCCTTCGGACAAAAAAAATGAGGAGTTGGTGAACCAGGTATTGAGCGATGTGCTGGAGCGTTTGTTTGCGGATCAAAAGCTACAGGATTTTATGAAAACCCTGTAG
- a CDS encoding 2-isopropylmalate synthase → MDNEQVIIFDTTLRDGEQSPGASMTKDEKLRIAKTLEMLKVDVIEAGFAMASPGDFDAVKSIAKTIKDSAVCSLSRALEKDIDRAAEALKPADRGRIHTFIATSPIHMQHKLRMTPGQVLEQAVFAVRHARNLIDDVEFSCEDAGRSELDFLCRIIEAAIDAGASTINIPDTVGYAVPHQFGHTIAQLIERIPNADKAVFSVHCHNDLGLAVANSLSAVVNGARQVECTINGLGERAGNASLEEIVMAIRTRKDELNVTTGINTAQIVPASRLVSGITGFPIQPNKAIVGANAFAHESGIHQDGMLKHRETYEIMKAEDVGWHANRLTLGKLSGRNAFKTRMSELGITFADQEELNEAFARFKVLADKKSDIFDDDLQALVSDVRNTTPREKYQLVDLQAYSRMGTMPEAKLVINIDGEATEVRSQGDGPVDAIFKAIETIANSRARLALYNVSAITSGTDSQGDVSVRLEREGRIVNGSGADTDIVIASAKAYINALNLLESDHSKTNPQTGNV, encoded by the coding sequence ATGGACAATGAACAGGTGATTATTTTTGACACCACTCTGAGAGATGGTGAGCAAAGCCCCGGCGCATCAATGACCAAAGATGAGAAACTGCGCATCGCCAAAACACTGGAAATGCTGAAAGTGGACGTGATTGAAGCGGGCTTTGCCATGGCCAGCCCCGGCGACTTTGATGCTGTCAAAAGCATTGCCAAAACCATTAAAGACAGCGCCGTCTGCAGCCTGTCGCGGGCTCTGGAAAAAGATATTGACCGGGCAGCAGAAGCCTTGAAACCTGCAGATCGGGGGCGTATTCATACGTTTATTGCCACATCTCCCATCCACATGCAGCACAAACTGCGCATGACTCCGGGGCAGGTTCTTGAACAGGCCGTCTTTGCCGTCAGACATGCCCGCAACCTGATTGATGACGTGGAGTTTTCCTGTGAAGACGCAGGTCGTTCAGAGCTGGACTTTCTGTGTCGTATTATTGAAGCAGCCATTGATGCCGGAGCGTCGACCATCAACATTCCGGATACCGTCGGTTATGCGGTACCCCATCAGTTTGGTCACACCATTGCTCAGCTGATCGAGCGCATTCCCAATGCTGACAAGGCTGTCTTCTCGGTTCACTGCCATAACGATCTGGGGCTGGCTGTTGCCAACTCCCTGTCTGCTGTGGTCAATGGTGCGCGTCAGGTAGAATGTACCATCAACGGTCTGGGCGAACGGGCGGGTAACGCTTCCCTTGAAGAAATTGTTATGGCGATCAGGACCCGTAAAGATGAGCTGAATGTGACGACGGGCATCAATACCGCTCAAATCGTACCCGCCTCGCGACTGGTTTCCGGTATTACCGGCTTTCCGATTCAGCCCAACAAAGCCATTGTGGGTGCCAACGCGTTTGCCCACGAGTCCGGTATTCATCAGGATGGTATGCTGAAGCATCGTGAAACCTATGAAATCATGAAGGCAGAAGACGTAGGCTGGCACGCCAACCGCCTGACGCTGGGGAAACTGTCTGGCAGAAATGCATTTAAGACGCGAATGTCAGAACTGGGCATCACATTTGCTGATCAGGAAGAGTTGAACGAAGCATTTGCCCGCTTCAAAGTGCTGGCAGACAAAAAATCAGACATTTTTGACGACGACCTGCAAGCATTAGTGAGTGACGTTCGCAACACCACCCCCCGGGAAAAATACCAGCTGGTTGACCTGCAGGCCTATTCCAGAATGGGAACCATGCCGGAAGCGAAGCTGGTTATCAACATTGATGGTGAGGCAACAGAAGTGCGCAGCCAGGGAGATGGCCCCGTAGACGCCATTTTCAAAGCCATTGAAACAATTGCTAATTCACGCGCCCGTCTGGCATTGTATAATGTCAGCGCAATTACCAGTGGTACCGATTCTCAGGGCGACGTCAGTGTTCGCCTGGAGAGGGAAGGTCGCATTGTGAATGGCTCTGGCGCAGACACTGACATTGTCATTGCTTCTGCCAAGGCTTATATCAATGCGCTTAACCTGCTGGAATCGGATCACAGCAAAACCAATCCACAAACAGGAAATGTCTGA
- the rimI gene encoding ribosomal protein S18-alanine N-acetyltransferase: MLSFRDMTLQDLPCVTRLETEASEHPWKARHFEDSLGKAGYICCIASLNDQHIGHGVLMTVADEAHLLIITISKACQGKGYGRQLLQYLVEQARQHANTLFLEVRESNVPAFNLYLNEGLSEIGRRKNYYPATGLHPSEDAIVMALDLSV, translated from the coding sequence ATGCTGTCCTTTCGTGATATGACACTGCAGGATCTCCCCTGCGTTACCCGGTTGGAAACTGAAGCCAGCGAACACCCCTGGAAAGCCCGTCACTTTGAAGACAGTCTGGGCAAAGCCGGATATATCTGCTGCATTGCCAGTCTCAATGACCAGCACATCGGACACGGTGTGTTAATGACCGTTGCCGATGAGGCGCACCTGCTGATCATAACGATCAGCAAAGCCTGTCAGGGCAAAGGCTATGGCAGACAGTTGCTGCAATACCTGGTTGAACAGGCTCGCCAGCACGCCAATACACTGTTTCTGGAAGTCAGGGAGTCCAATGTGCCGGCGTTTAATCTGTACCTGAATGAAGGACTGAGCGAGATTGGCCGACGCAAAAACTACTACCCGGCAACGGGGCTTCACCCATCGGAAGACGCTATTGTTATGGCGCTGGACCTGAGTGTTTAA
- a CDS encoding GIY-YIG nuclease family protein — protein sequence MIIFTVTSNITGQVYVGSTRNELESQWERMVAAAQQDLDYPLYREIRINGEDAFTVDEWDRAEDRQELLELEQEAIDHFGAKSLRGYKTSTVKILPKKKTRQRKSSIEKELAAIFSGEESDSETPPSLTIKSSDSKNTATASPSKAAPATSKPAEPKPVSKQEITKESIKAALAKIAEEEKAKEAAEAAKKAAAVQTTAGSQANATVQMKSISLSDDISAQLAAITAAADAVLSGDSQAAESLQQMPEAEPESAAIEEEVVAAPQPVVEEIRSEPEQIAKPVCPKELRIIEAIERHRTQRAQKSQEAIEQERNSLAGLLAELDARAKNMETGVLAAVA from the coding sequence TTGATTATCTTCACCGTCACCAGCAACATCACAGGTCAAGTCTATGTCGGCAGTACCCGTAACGAGCTTGAAAGCCAGTGGGAAAGAATGGTGGCTGCAGCGCAGCAAGACTTGGACTACCCGCTCTATCGCGAGATAAGAATCAACGGCGAAGACGCCTTTACCGTTGATGAGTGGGACAGAGCCGAGGATCGTCAGGAACTGCTTGAACTGGAGCAGGAAGCCATTGACCATTTTGGGGCCAAGAGCCTGCGGGGCTACAAAACCAGTACCGTCAAAATTCTTCCGAAGAAGAAAACCCGCCAGCGCAAGTCGTCTATCGAAAAAGAGCTGGCAGCCATTTTCTCCGGAGAGGAGTCTGACAGTGAAACACCACCAAGTCTGACCATCAAGTCTTCCGATTCAAAAAATACGGCTACAGCCTCTCCCTCAAAGGCTGCACCTGCAACCAGCAAACCGGCTGAACCCAAGCCTGTCAGCAAACAAGAGATTACCAAAGAGAGCATCAAGGCCGCCCTGGCAAAAATTGCCGAGGAAGAAAAAGCAAAAGAAGCCGCTGAAGCTGCCAAAAAAGCAGCTGCCGTTCAAACCACTGCCGGCTCCCAGGCTAATGCCACGGTACAGATGAAAAGCATCAGTCTGAGTGATGACATCAGCGCACAGCTGGCCGCCATCACAGCCGCTGCAGACGCGGTTCTGTCGGGCGACAGCCAGGCAGCAGAGAGTCTTCAGCAGATGCCTGAAGCAGAACCTGAAAGTGCCGCAATAGAAGAAGAGGTCGTTGCAGCTCCTCAGCCTGTTGTCGAGGAGATCAGGTCAGAGCCGGAACAAATCGCTAAGCCGGTTTGTCCAAAAGAGCTGCGTATTATTGAAGCGATTGAACGCCATCGTACTCAGCGCGCCCAGAAAAGCCAGGAAGCCATTGAGCAGGAGCGTAACAGCCTGGCTGGTCTGCTGGCAGAACTGGATGCTCGGGCTAAAAATATGGAGACAGGAGTGCTGGCAGCGGTTGCCTGA
- a CDS encoding NCS2 family permease, with product MLSRDSLDRFFGLKAHGTDAKTEVIAGFTTFMTMAYILIVNPLILKDAGMDFGAVFSATAISAIIGTLVMALWAKLPFALAPGMGLNAFFAYGVVLGMGYSWQMALTAILLEGIIFLILTAFNIREAIVNSIPLSLKKAVSCGIGLFIAFIGLQNSGIVVGNEATMVTVGALTDPQPLLALIGILITGVMLVKGVQGALLIGIFATTLIGLPMGVTALPDFSNGLTPPDISPIFFQFQWDQVFTIDMAIILFTFLFVDMFDTVGTLVGVSTKADMLNEKGEVPNCKQALFADAIATTAGACLGTSTVTTFVESASGVSAGGRTGLTSLTVAGLFFVALFLSPLFLMVPGAATAPALVLVGLFMMSPIKEIDLDDFSESIPAFLTLLFMPLTYSIAEGIIIGMLSYIGLKALSGNARQISIVSYTVGVLCLAKLAM from the coding sequence ATGCTCAGCAGGGACTCACTAGATCGCTTTTTTGGGCTGAAAGCTCATGGAACAGATGCCAAAACGGAGGTGATCGCCGGTTTCACCACTTTTATGACCATGGCGTATATCCTGATCGTCAACCCGCTGATCCTGAAAGATGCTGGCATGGATTTTGGTGCGGTATTCTCGGCAACAGCGATTTCTGCCATTATCGGTACGCTGGTTATGGCGCTGTGGGCCAAACTGCCCTTTGCCCTGGCTCCGGGTATGGGTCTTAACGCTTTCTTTGCCTATGGCGTTGTACTGGGCATGGGCTATTCCTGGCAGATGGCACTGACTGCCATCTTGCTGGAAGGTATCATCTTTCTGATCCTGACAGCGTTCAATATTCGTGAAGCCATCGTTAACAGTATCCCATTAAGCCTGAAAAAAGCCGTTTCCTGCGGTATTGGTTTGTTCATTGCCTTTATCGGCCTGCAAAACTCCGGCATCGTCGTAGGGAATGAAGCCACAATGGTGACTGTTGGCGCCCTGACCGATCCACAACCTCTGCTGGCCCTGATTGGTATTCTGATTACCGGTGTTATGCTGGTGAAAGGGGTTCAGGGTGCGCTGCTGATTGGTATCTTCGCGACCACCCTGATCGGTCTCCCCATGGGCGTGACTGCGCTGCCTGACTTCAGCAATGGCCTGACACCACCGGATATTTCCCCTATCTTCTTCCAGTTCCAGTGGGATCAGGTGTTTACCATTGATATGGCTATCATTCTGTTCACCTTCCTGTTCGTTGACATGTTCGACACCGTTGGAACCCTGGTCGGCGTATCAACCAAAGCGGATATGCTGAATGAAAAGGGAGAGGTACCGAACTGTAAGCAGGCCCTGTTTGCCGATGCGATTGCAACGACTGCCGGTGCGTGTCTGGGTACCAGTACGGTGACCACTTTCGTTGAAAGCGCGTCGGGCGTATCCGCTGGCGGCCGCACAGGTCTGACGTCCCTGACCGTAGCAGGTCTGTTCTTTGTAGCCCTGTTCCTGTCTCCACTGTTCCTGATGGTACCTGGTGCAGCGACGGCTCCTGCGCTGGTTCTGGTCGGCCTGTTTATGATGTCACCGATCAAGGAGATCGACCTGGATGATTTCAGCGAATCCATCCCTGCCTTCCTGACCCTGCTGTTCATGCCTCTGACTTACAGCATTGCTGAAGGTATTATCATTGGCATGCTGTCTTACATTGGTCTGAAAGCGCTGAGTGGCAACGCCCGCCAGATCTCCATCGTTTCCTACACTGTTGGTGTTCTGTGCCTGGCCAAGCTTGCCATGTAA